One Denticeps clupeoides chromosome 12, fDenClu1.1, whole genome shotgun sequence genomic window carries:
- the etnk2 gene encoding ethanolamine kinase 2, giving the protein MPHASLPRLLSTLCEGELLAPAMETEIHVPVGLPAIRKFHVFVDEKDVTSGALKLIQELRPAWDMQRVNTKLFTDGTTNKLVGCYTEENPDDVVLVRVYGNKTELIVDRDNELKSFQVLHANGCAPRLYCSFQNGICYEFMQGDALGTQDVRDPVLLRLIAREMARIHAIHAHNGCIPKPNLWIKMRKYFSLVATEFTDQASNSRIQQEVPSQEVLEQEMTWMKEHLSQLGSPVVLCHNDLLCKNIIHNVKEGHVRFIDYEYSSYNYQAFDIGNHFNEFAGMSEPDYDLYPSRELQLDWLHTYLQAYKLFTKKGEEVTSQELETLFVQVNKFSLASHFFWGFWALIQAKYSSIDFDFLGYAVLRFNQYFKTKPAVMALEIPE; this is encoded by the exons ATGCCACACGCTTCCCTGCCAAGACTGCTCTCTACTCTCTGTGAAGGAGAACTACTTGCCCCGGCCATGGAGACGGAAATACACGTGCCCGTGGGCTTGCCGGCTATCCGAAAATTCCACGTATTTGTCGACGAGAAGGATGTCACCAGCGGGGCACTGAAACTGATCCAGGAGCTGCGGCCAGCGTGGGACATGCAGCGGGTCAACACCAAG CTTTTCACAGATGGCACCACCAACAAGCTGGTGGGCTGTTATACGGAGGAAAATCCTGACGATGTGGTGCTGGTGCGGGTGTACGGCAACAAGACTGAGCTGATTGTGGACCGAGATAACGAGTTGAAGAGCTTCCAGGTCCTCCATGCCAATGGCTGTGCCCCTCGCCTCTACTGCAGCTTCCAGAATGGCATTTGCTATGAGTTCATGCAGGGGGACGCCCTCGGGACCCAGGATGTCCGCGACCCCGTGCTGCTCAG ACTCATTGCCAGAGAGATGGCACGAATCCACGCCATCCACGCTCACAACGGTTGCATACCCAAACCCAATTTATGGATCAAAATGCGCAAGTATTTTTCACTAGTGGCCACAGAGTTCACCGACCAAGCCTCCAACAGCAG AATTCAACAGGAGGTTCCTAGCCAAGAGGTTCTGGAGCAGGAAATGACATGGATGAAGGAGCACCTGTCCCAGTTGGGCTCTCCAGTTGTGCTTTGTCACAATGACTTGCTGTGCAAGAACATCATCCACAACGTGAAAGAGG GTCATGTGCGATTTATAGACTATGAATACTCCAGTTACAATTACCAGGCATTTGATATTGGAAACCACTTCAATGAGTTTGCAG GAATGAGTGAACCAGACTATGATCTGTACCCAAGCCGGGAGCTACAGTTGGACTGGCTGCATACGTATCTCCAGGCCTATAAACTTTTCACCAAGAAGGGGGAGGAAGTGACATCACAGGAGCTGGAGACCCTTTTTGTGCAGGTTAACAAATTCTCCCTG GCCTCACACTTTTTCTGGGGCTTTTGGGCGCTCATCCAAGCAAAATACTCCTCCATTGACTTTGACTTTCTTGG GTACGCAGTGCTTCGCTTCAACCAGTACTTTAAGACCAAACCTGCTGTCATGGCCCTGGAGATCCCAGAATGA